One Chromatiaceae bacterium DNA segment encodes these proteins:
- a CDS encoding 3-deoxy-7-phosphoheptulonate synthase, with amino-acid sequence MRYETDDLRIRAMKQLISPEDLIRLYPLTDAISATVHHARCAIRDILHDEDDRLLAVVGPCSVHDVNAARDYAERLLPVRDRLNQELLIVMRVYFEKPRTTVGWKGLINDPHLDGSFEINEGLKLARSLLVDINGLGVPAGTEFLDLISPQYIADLISWGAIGARTTESQGHRELSSGLSCPVGFKNATSGSLRIALDAMHAAAHPHHFLSVTKEGRSAIFATAGNPDTHVILRGGARPNYDTESVNMAADEMDDAGLRPRIMIDFSHANSRKKPHKQVDVGRDVAGQVARGDRRIIGAMIESHLIGGRQDWHPDTELTYGQSITDACIGWDDTEPLLEELAEAVRRRRAVS; translated from the coding sequence GTCCACCATGCCCGGTGCGCCATTCGCGACATTCTCCACGACGAGGACGACCGCCTGCTGGCGGTGGTGGGCCCCTGCTCGGTGCATGACGTCAACGCGGCCCGAGATTACGCCGAGCGACTTTTGCCGGTCCGCGACCGCCTCAACCAAGAGCTGCTGATTGTCATGCGCGTCTATTTCGAGAAGCCGCGCACCACGGTGGGCTGGAAGGGTCTCATCAACGATCCCCACCTGGATGGCAGTTTCGAGATCAACGAGGGCCTCAAACTGGCCCGCTCCCTGCTGGTGGACATCAATGGTTTGGGCGTCCCGGCGGGGACCGAGTTCCTCGACCTCATCAGCCCCCAATACATCGCCGACCTCATCAGTTGGGGGGCCATCGGCGCCCGCACCACCGAGAGCCAGGGCCATCGCGAGCTGTCGTCGGGGCTATCCTGCCCGGTGGGCTTCAAGAATGCCACCAGCGGCAGCCTGCGCATCGCCTTGGACGCCATGCACGCGGCGGCCCACCCCCATCATTTCCTGTCGGTCACCAAGGAAGGCCGCTCCGCCATCTTTGCCACCGCCGGTAACCCGGATACCCATGTGATTCTGCGCGGGGGTGCCCGGCCGAACTACGACACCGAGAGCGTCAACATGGCGGCGGACGAGATGGACGATGCTGGGCTGCGCCCGCGCATCATGATCGACTTCAGTCACGCCAACAGCCGCAAGAAGCCTCACAAGCAGGTGGATGTGGGCCGGGACGTTGCCGGCCAGGTCGCCCGGGGCGATCGCCGTATCATAGGTGCCATGATCGAGAGTCATTTGATCGGGGGCCGCCAGGACTGGCACCCCGATACCGAATTGACCTATGGTCAGAGTATTACCGATGCCTGCATTGGCTGGGATGACACCGAGCCCCTGCTGGAGGAGCTCGCCGAGGCCGTCCGCCGCCGCCGCGCGGTATCCTGA
- a CDS encoding leucine--tRNA ligase: MRQEYDPRAIEAAAQAYWEGAQSFKAVEDPSREKFYCLAMFPYPSGKLHMGHVRNYTIGDVIARYQRMLGKNVLQPMGWDAFGLPAENAAIQHGIPPSQWTKSNIAYMKAQLKSLGFGYDWDRELATCDPDYYRWEQWLFGRLMDKGLAYRAKSMVNWDPVDRTVLANEQVIDGKGWRSGAPVEKREIEQWFVRITAYAQELVDALDGLDGWPDQVRAMQRNWIGRSEGVHMDFGIAGSDEKLGIYTTRPDTLMGVTYVAVAAEHPLARRAAETDPGLAAFIEECRQGGVSEAEIETMEKKGYALGLDALHPITGAPVPIFAANFVLMGYGTGAVMAVPAHDQRDWEFAAKYGIPRRQVIFAADGSPCGIEAGAYIEKGLLRDSGPFDGLDFAQACAAIAAWLEEQGRGGRRVNFRLRDWGVSRQRYWGCPLPVIHGADGQVRAETHLPVRLPEDVIVDGSGSPLKKMPAFSELGGGESRETDTFDTFFESSWYYARYCSPDCDTAMLDERARYWLPVDQYVGGIEHAVLHLLYARFFHKLMRDEGLVECDEPFTQLLTQGMVVAETWYREDSEGRKQWFNPAEVEVERDERGRLARGRLQADGQPVVFGGIEKMSKSKNNGVDPQVLTDRYGADTVRLYTMFTSPPEQSLEWNDEGVEGASRFLKRVWALAQDEHREGREGAGGLAPGEARHEIHATLKKVLFDYERHQFNTVVSGCMTMVNSLHKLDPGVAAGAAVMREGLGIVLRLLAPIAPHLSHHLWRELGLGDDILRAPWPSVDEEALRRDTLEYVIQVNGKVRGKILVPAVADRQAVERAALENENVRRFLGEAQVRKVILVPNKLVNLVVQ; the protein is encoded by the coding sequence ATGCGACAAGAATACGACCCCCGCGCCATCGAGGCGGCGGCCCAGGCCTACTGGGAAGGAGCCCAATCCTTCAAGGCTGTGGAAGATCCCAGCCGCGAGAAGTTCTACTGCCTGGCCATGTTCCCCTATCCGTCCGGGAAGCTGCACATGGGCCATGTGCGCAACTACACCATCGGCGACGTCATCGCCCGCTATCAGCGCATGCTCGGCAAGAACGTCCTGCAGCCCATGGGCTGGGACGCCTTTGGGCTGCCGGCGGAAAACGCCGCCATCCAGCACGGCATCCCGCCCTCCCAATGGACCAAATCCAACATCGCCTACATGAAGGCCCAGCTCAAGAGCCTGGGCTTTGGCTATGACTGGGACCGGGAACTGGCAACCTGCGACCCGGATTACTACCGCTGGGAGCAGTGGCTGTTCGGTCGCCTCATGGACAAGGGCCTGGCCTACCGCGCCAAGTCCATGGTGAACTGGGACCCGGTGGACCGCACCGTGCTGGCCAATGAGCAGGTCATCGACGGCAAGGGCTGGCGATCGGGCGCCCCGGTGGAGAAGCGCGAGATCGAGCAGTGGTTCGTGCGCATCACCGCCTATGCCCAGGAACTCGTGGACGCCCTCGACGGCCTCGACGGCTGGCCGGACCAGGTACGGGCCATGCAGCGCAACTGGATCGGCCGCTCCGAGGGCGTCCACATGGACTTCGGAATCGCCGGCTCGGATGAGAAGCTCGGCATCTATACCACCCGTCCGGACACCCTCATGGGCGTGACCTATGTCGCCGTTGCCGCCGAACACCCCTTGGCTCGGCGGGCGGCCGAGACCGATCCCGGTCTGGCGGCCTTCATCGAGGAATGCCGGCAAGGTGGCGTCTCCGAGGCCGAGATCGAGACCATGGAAAAGAAGGGCTATGCCCTTGGCCTGGATGCTCTGCACCCCATCACCGGGGCGCCCGTGCCTATCTTCGCCGCCAACTTTGTCCTCATGGGCTACGGCACCGGGGCCGTCATGGCCGTCCCCGCCCATGACCAGCGCGACTGGGAGTTCGCCGCCAAATACGGCATCCCCCGCAGGCAGGTCATCTTCGCCGCCGATGGCTCGCCCTGTGGTATCGAGGCTGGGGCCTACATCGAGAAGGGGCTACTGCGCGACTCGGGCCCCTTCGATGGGCTCGACTTCGCCCAGGCCTGCGCCGCCATCGCCGCCTGGCTGGAGGAGCAGGGCCGGGGCGGTCGTCGCGTCAACTTCCGCCTGCGCGACTGGGGCGTCTCCCGGCAACGCTACTGGGGCTGCCCCCTGCCGGTGATCCATGGGGCGGATGGCCAGGTGCGCGCCGAGACCCATTTGCCGGTGCGGCTGCCAGAGGACGTCATCGTCGATGGTTCGGGCTCGCCCCTCAAGAAGATGCCGGCCTTCTCCGAGCTGGGCGGGGGCGAGAGCCGGGAGACGGATACCTTCGATACCTTCTTCGAGTCCTCCTGGTACTACGCCCGCTACTGTTCTCCCGACTGCGATACCGCCATGCTGGACGAGCGCGCCCGCTACTGGCTGCCGGTCGATCAGTACGTTGGCGGTATCGAGCACGCGGTCCTGCACCTCCTCTATGCCCGTTTTTTCCACAAGCTGATGCGGGACGAGGGCCTGGTGGAATGCGACGAGCCCTTCACCCAGCTGCTCACCCAGGGCATGGTGGTGGCCGAGACCTGGTATCGCGAGGATAGCGAGGGTCGCAAGCAGTGGTTCAATCCCGCCGAGGTGGAGGTGGAGCGCGACGAGCGGGGGCGGCTGGCGAGGGGCCGGCTTCAGGCCGACGGCCAGCCCGTCGTCTTTGGGGGCATCGAGAAGATGTCCAAGTCCAAAAACAACGGGGTCGATCCCCAGGTGCTGACGGATCGCTATGGCGCCGATACCGTGCGTCTCTACACCATGTTCACCTCCCCGCCGGAGCAATCCCTGGAATGGAACGATGAGGGCGTGGAGGGGGCCTCCCGCTTCCTCAAGCGGGTCTGGGCCCTGGCCCAGGACGAGCACCGCGAGGGCCGGGAGGGGGCTGGTGGCCTTGCGCCCGGGGAGGCGCGCCACGAGATCCATGCCACACTCAAGAAGGTCCTCTTCGATTACGAACGCCATCAATTCAATACCGTGGTCTCGGGCTGCATGACCATGGTCAACAGCCTCCACAAGCTGGACCCCGGGGTCGCGGCCGGCGCGGCGGTGATGCGCGAGGGGCTTGGCATCGTCCTGCGGCTGCTGGCCCCCATCGCGCCCCATCTGAGTCACCACCTCTGGCGCGAACTGGGCCTGGGTGACGACATCCTGCGCGCGCCCTGGCCCAGCGTGGACGAGGAGGCCTTGCGGCGGGACACCTTGGAATACGTGATTCAGGTCAACGGCAAGGTGCGCGGCAAGATCCTGGTGCCCGCCGTTGCCGATCGCCAGGCTGTGGAGAGGGCCGCCCTGGAGAACGAGAATGTGCGTCGTTTCCTGGGCGAGGCCCAGGTGCGTAAGGTGATCCTGGTCCCCAACAAGCTGGTCAATCTGGTGGTGCAGTGA
- the holA gene encoding DNA polymerase III subunit delta: MRLQFHQLAAHLKPGLPPVVMLCGDEPYQLGEAASLVRQAARALGFAEREILEVDGHFDWGLLTVAAQSQSLFSSLKLIELRLASGKIGREGGEAVRRYCAQPRPENRLLILAPNLEYQELQAKWIQVVERAGVLLQVKPLAGPRLVEWIGQRLRERGLKPGPEVAAMLAERVEGNLLAAAQEVDKLVLIHGPGPLTAEQLSRAISDSSRYDLFDVPDAALAGDRGRMHRILDGLAAEGTAEPLVLWVLAREVRLLTRAAFAARSGPRALEAFLSAERVWQNRHGPMKLALRRLPPARLRALMGHCARADRQIKGLEAGEAWLTLAVIGDALAGGEGALPAS; the protein is encoded by the coding sequence ATGCGCCTCCAGTTTCATCAGCTTGCCGCCCACCTCAAGCCGGGGCTGCCGCCGGTGGTCATGCTCTGCGGCGACGAGCCATATCAGCTCGGCGAGGCCGCCAGCCTGGTCCGCCAAGCGGCCCGCGCCCTGGGCTTCGCGGAACGGGAGATCCTGGAGGTGGACGGCCATTTCGACTGGGGCCTGCTCACGGTGGCGGCCCAGTCCCAGTCGCTCTTTTCCAGTCTCAAGCTCATCGAGTTGCGGCTGGCCTCCGGCAAGATAGGGCGCGAGGGTGGCGAGGCGGTGCGCCGCTATTGCGCCCAGCCCAGGCCCGAAAACCGGCTCCTGATCCTGGCGCCCAATCTGGAATACCAGGAGCTTCAAGCCAAGTGGATTCAGGTAGTCGAGCGCGCCGGGGTGCTGCTCCAGGTCAAGCCCCTTGCAGGGCCGCGGCTGGTGGAGTGGATCGGGCAACGTCTACGCGAACGTGGTCTCAAACCCGGACCCGAGGTCGCCGCCATGCTCGCCGAACGGGTGGAGGGTAATTTGCTCGCCGCCGCCCAGGAGGTCGATAAGCTGGTTCTGATCCACGGCCCGGGCCCCCTGACTGCCGAACAGCTCAGCCGCGCCATCTCCGACAGCTCCCGCTATGATCTGTTCGATGTCCCCGACGCCGCCCTGGCGGGGGATCGCGGCCGCATGCACCGCATCCTTGACGGCCTCGCCGCCGAGGGCACCGCCGAGCCCCTAGTGCTCTGGGTTCTGGCCCGCGAGGTTCGTCTCCTGACCCGCGCCGCCTTCGCCGCGCGCTCCGGCCCCCGGGCACTGGAGGCCTTCCTGAGCGCCGAACGGGTGTGGCAAAATCGCCATGGCCCCATGAAGTTGGCCCTGCGCCGCCTGCCTCCCGCCCGGCTGCGGGCCCTCATGGGACACTGCGCGCGCGCCGATCGCCAGATCAAGGGCCTGGAAGCCGGAGAGGCTTGGCTGACCCTGGCGGTCATCGGTGATGCCCTGGCGGGCGGGGAGGGGGCTCTGCCCGCGAGTTGA
- a CDS encoding sulfur globule protein CV1, which yields MKKLATAAAIAALLGVSASAAAYWGGGPWGGGPGYGNNNMMNDMFGDGSGYGDFSMNMSGGGRGYGRGYNRYYDNYGYGYAPYGYGAPYGYAPYGAPYGAPYAPPAPPVAPAAPSK from the coding sequence ATGAAAAAACTTGCTACCGCTGCCGCTATCGCCGCCCTGCTGGGCGTTTCCGCCTCCGCCGCTGCCTACTGGGGCGGTGGTCCTTGGGGCGGTGGTCCCGGCTATGGCAACAACAACATGATGAACGACATGTTTGGCGATGGCAGTGGCTACGGCGACTTCAGCATGAACATGAGCGGTGGCGGCCGCGGTTACGGCCGTGGTTACAACCGTTACTATGACAACTATGGCTACGGGTATGCCCCTTACGGCTATGGCGCCCCCTACGGTTATGCCCCTTACGGTGCCCCCTATGGCGCGCCTTATGCCCCGCCCGCGCCCCCGGTTGCTCCCGCCGCTCCCTCCAAGTAA
- the coxB gene encoding cytochrome c oxidase subunit II, producing the protein MNLKRIGAITASLSLTCWAGHAAAELGFNFPEPAAGVAQEIYDIHMMTTTIAAVLLVVIFGFVIYSLVYHRKSRGYAADQHFHESWFGRWSWVIVPVLVLGVDLTIANSAHKTLVKVWEIPKGEDLMDVKVVGHQWWWEYEYLDHSVEVGGQPKHVRIESRYLPEDKAGENYLRAVDNPLVLPVGTKVRFLHTSADVNHAFWVPELAVKKDAIPGYVTETWVDLNREGTFRGQCAELCGTWHSRMPIVVESVSKEKFDDWMVQQKQVMVASAAEANVDKTWTKADLMEKGKDLYNSKCSACHQINGQGLAPAFPALAGSKIATGPIAGHLDIVLNGKTGTAMVPWNTLNDLELAAIITYERNAWGNDTGDLVQPRDVHAGRSLAVK; encoded by the coding sequence GTGAATTTAAAGCGCATCGGGGCCATAACCGCCTCGCTATCCTTAACCTGCTGGGCAGGACACGCGGCGGCCGAGTTGGGGTTCAACTTCCCCGAGCCCGCCGCCGGCGTGGCCCAGGAGATCTATGACATCCATATGATGACCACGACCATTGCCGCGGTCCTGCTGGTCGTTATCTTTGGATTCGTCATCTACTCTCTGGTCTATCACCGCAAGAGCCGGGGCTATGCGGCCGATCAGCATTTCCACGAGTCATGGTTTGGGCGCTGGTCCTGGGTGATAGTCCCCGTCCTGGTGCTGGGCGTGGACCTGACCATAGCCAACTCCGCCCATAAGACCCTGGTGAAGGTTTGGGAAATCCCCAAGGGCGAAGACCTCATGGATGTCAAGGTAGTGGGTCACCAGTGGTGGTGGGAGTACGAGTACCTGGACCACTCGGTGGAGGTCGGCGGCCAGCCCAAGCACGTCCGCATTGAGAGCCGCTATCTCCCGGAAGATAAGGCCGGTGAAAACTATCTACGGGCGGTGGACAATCCGCTGGTCCTGCCGGTGGGCACCAAGGTCCGTTTCCTGCACACCTCGGCCGACGTCAACCATGCCTTCTGGGTGCCAGAGCTGGCGGTAAAGAAGGACGCCATCCCCGGCTACGTCACTGAGACCTGGGTTGATCTCAATCGCGAAGGCACCTTCCGCGGCCAGTGCGCCGAGTTGTGCGGGACCTGGCACTCGCGTATGCCTATCGTGGTGGAGTCCGTGTCCAAGGAAAAGTTTGACGACTGGATGGTCCAGCAAAAACAAGTCATGGTGGCCTCCGCCGCCGAGGCGAATGTGGACAAGACCTGGACCAAGGCCGACCTGATGGAAAAAGGCAAGGACCTCTATAACAGCAAGTGCAGTGCCTGCCACCAAATCAACGGCCAGGGGCTGGCTCCGGCCTTCCCGGCCCTGGCGGGAAGCAAGATCGCCACCGGCCCCATCGCAGGCCACCTGGATATCGTTCTGAACGGCAAGACAGGTACCGCCATGGTGCCCTGGAATACCCTTAATGATCTGGAACTGGCCGCTATCATCACCTACGAGCGCAATGCCTGGGGCAATGACACCGGCGACCTGGTTCAGCCGCGCGACGTGCATGCCGGCCGCTCCCTGGCAGTCAAGTAG
- a CDS encoding cytochrome c oxidase subunit 1, which produces MTAITLDHEHEQHGPPHGLRRWLFSTNHKDIGTMYLIFALIMLFMGGASAMLIRMELFMPGLQLLEPDLYNNLVTNHALLMIFGAVMPAAAGMANWMIPLMIGAPDMALPRMNNLSFWILPAAGTMLVLSFVVPFFPGGGTQINTGWTLYPPLSIQVGMSMDFLIFAIHLLGISSVLASINIIVTIFNMRAPGMKLLQMPIFVWTWLVTAFLLILVVPVLAGGVTMLLFDRHFGTSFFNAAGGGDPVLFQHLFWFFGHPEVYILILPSFGILAAIVPTFSRKPLFGYNSLVGGMIAIMVIGMVVWAHHQYTIGMSLGAVSYFMIGTIIISIPVGLMVFNYMATMWKGSMTFETPMLFAVAILLMFSFGGLTGIMLAVVPADMQYHDSMFVVAHFHYVLLPGAVFGLFAGVFYWLPKWTGHMYNERLAKIFFWTNIISFNATFFPQHFIGLAGMPRRIVDYNVMFTEFNVISSLAAFVFGLSHLLLLYIIIDTIRRGKQAKDRVWEGAEGLEWELPSPPPFHSWTTAPVLAR; this is translated from the coding sequence ATGACCGCCATCACATTGGATCACGAGCACGAGCAGCATGGCCCCCCTCACGGCCTGCGACGGTGGCTGTTCTCGACGAATCACAAAGACATAGGGACCATGTATCTGATTTTCGCCTTGATCATGCTCTTCATGGGTGGGGCGAGCGCCATGCTCATCCGCATGGAGTTATTTATGCCGGGCCTGCAATTGCTGGAGCCAGACCTTTACAACAACCTGGTTACCAATCATGCCCTGCTGATGATATTCGGGGCCGTGATGCCCGCCGCCGCAGGCATGGCCAACTGGATGATCCCGCTCATGATCGGGGCTCCGGACATGGCCTTGCCGCGCATGAACAACCTGAGTTTTTGGATTCTGCCGGCGGCTGGGACCATGTTGGTCCTGTCCTTCGTCGTGCCTTTCTTCCCCGGCGGCGGGACCCAGATCAACACCGGCTGGACTCTCTATCCGCCCTTGTCCATCCAGGTCGGCATGTCCATGGATTTCCTGATTTTCGCCATCCATCTCCTTGGCATTTCCTCGGTGCTGGCCTCCATTAATATTATCGTCACCATCTTCAATATGCGCGCACCGGGCATGAAGCTGTTGCAAATGCCGATCTTCGTCTGGACCTGGCTAGTCACCGCCTTCCTGCTCATCCTGGTGGTGCCGGTGCTGGCTGGCGGCGTTACCATGCTGCTGTTCGACCGCCATTTCGGCACCAGCTTCTTCAATGCCGCCGGCGGCGGCGATCCGGTTCTGTTTCAGCACCTTTTCTGGTTCTTCGGCCATCCCGAGGTCTATATCCTGATTCTGCCGTCCTTTGGCATACTGGCGGCTATAGTCCCGACCTTCTCCCGCAAGCCGCTGTTTGGCTATAACTCCCTGGTGGGTGGCATGATCGCCATCATGGTTATCGGCATGGTGGTCTGGGCTCACCATCAGTACACCATCGGCATGTCACTGGGGGCGGTGAGTTATTTCATGATTGGCACCATCATCATCTCCATTCCGGTTGGGCTCATGGTCTTCAATTACATGGCTACCATGTGGAAGGGATCCATGACCTTCGAGACGCCCATGCTCTTCGCCGTGGCCATTCTGCTGATGTTCTCCTTCGGTGGTCTGACCGGCATCATGCTGGCGGTGGTCCCGGCGGACATGCAATATCACGACTCGATGTTTGTCGTCGCCCACTTCCACTATGTGCTGCTGCCGGGGGCCGTTTTCGGGCTGTTCGCCGGCGTCTTCTATTGGCTGCCCAAGTGGACCGGCCACATGTACAACGAGCGACTAGCCAAAATCTTCTTCTGGACGAATATCATCAGCTTTAACGCGACTTTCTTCCCGCAGCACTTCATTGGACTGGCGGGAATGCCCCGGCGCATTGTTGATTACAATGTGATGTTCACTGAATTCAATGTTATTTCCAGCCTGGCGGCTTTCGTCTTCGGCCTCAGCCACCTGTTGCTGCTGTACATCATCATCGACACGATACGCCGCGGAAAGCAGGCCAAGGATCGGGTGTGGGAGGGTGCCGAAGGGCTAGAGTGGGAGTTACCATCGCCCCCGCCCTTCCATAGTTGGACTACGGCCCCGGTCCTGGCCAGATAG
- a CDS encoding cytochrome c oxidase assembly protein, with the protein MSEAADLGRRKRRTSWWLAMLALGMFGFGFAMVPLYGLLCNITGMQSVDGMSDLGRRITTAGEWTGAEGRWVTVKFDTTMHPELPWSINPMEGKVRVRLGESRVVNFVAENHSAQSITGQAIPSIAPWQANGFFSKLECFCFSQQTLAGYERKEMPVRFVVSPDLPPEIDSLTLSYNVMRLQGGTLAAAQ; encoded by the coding sequence ATGAGCGAGGCCGCTGACCTTGGGCGGAGGAAGCGTCGGACTTCGTGGTGGCTTGCGATGCTCGCCCTTGGCATGTTTGGCTTCGGTTTCGCCATGGTCCCGCTCTACGGACTGCTGTGCAATATTACGGGGATGCAGTCAGTTGATGGCATGAGCGATCTCGGCAGGCGCATTACAACGGCTGGGGAATGGACGGGTGCCGAAGGAAGGTGGGTGACGGTCAAGTTCGATACGACCATGCATCCGGAATTGCCCTGGAGCATTAACCCGATGGAGGGCAAGGTCCGGGTACGGCTCGGGGAATCGCGGGTGGTGAACTTCGTGGCGGAGAACCACTCCGCCCAGTCGATTACCGGTCAGGCGATTCCGAGCATTGCACCCTGGCAGGCTAACGGCTTCTTCTCCAAGCTGGAGTGCTTCTGTTTTTCCCAGCAGACCCTGGCCGGCTATGAACGCAAGGAGATGCCGGTGCGTTTCGTGGTCTCGCCGGACCTACCGCCGGAGATCGATTCCCTGACGCTCTCCTATAACGTCATGCGGTTGCAGGGTGGGACTCTGGCGGCAGCCCAATAG
- a CDS encoding cytochrome c oxidase subunit 3, producing the protein MSGSIHGQKDYFIPDSSPWPITAMFAVFLMLSGTALSINSVSFGTWMLVAGFALLAFMFYGWFGDVIGESMADRYNAQVDRSFRQGMFWFIASEVFFFLSFFGALWYIRNVAMLWLGGEGYLGESHALLWSQFSAVWPSAGPEQLGGEFKAMGPWGIPAINTLLLLTSGATITWAHWGLKEHNNTTLVRGLALTIGLGFLFVLLQAYEYYHAYHALNLTLGSGAYGSTFYMLTGFHGFHVTMGAVMLSVILVRAMRGHFSPHNHFAFEAVAWYWHFVDVVWLGLFVFVYWL; encoded by the coding sequence ATGAGCGGTTCTATCCACGGGCAGAAAGACTATTTCATCCCGGATTCCAGCCCCTGGCCGATCACGGCCATGTTCGCGGTATTCCTGATGCTGTCCGGGACAGCCCTGAGCATCAATAGCGTGAGTTTCGGTACCTGGATGCTGGTGGCGGGCTTCGCCTTGCTCGCCTTCATGTTCTATGGCTGGTTCGGCGATGTCATCGGCGAAAGCATGGCGGACCGTTATAACGCCCAGGTGGACCGCTCCTTTCGCCAGGGGATGTTCTGGTTCATCGCCTCCGAGGTCTTCTTCTTCCTGAGTTTCTTTGGGGCCCTGTGGTACATCCGCAATGTGGCCATGCTCTGGCTGGGGGGCGAGGGCTATCTGGGCGAATCCCATGCCCTGCTCTGGAGCCAATTCAGCGCGGTCTGGCCCTCGGCGGGTCCTGAACAGCTCGGCGGTGAGTTCAAGGCGATGGGTCCCTGGGGCATCCCGGCCATCAATACCCTGCTGCTGTTAACCTCAGGGGCCACCATTACCTGGGCCCATTGGGGCCTGAAGGAGCATAACAATACCACCCTGGTCCGCGGCCTGGCCCTGACCATTGGCCTGGGTTTTCTCTTCGTCCTGCTTCAGGCCTACGAGTATTACCATGCCTACCATGCGCTGAATCTGACCTTGGGCTCCGGGGCCTATGGCTCCACCTTCTACATGCTGACCGGCTTCCATGGCTTTCATGTGACCATGGGCGCCGTGATGCTCAGCGTGATCCTGGTCCGGGCCATGCGGGGTCACTTTAGCCCGCACAACCACTTTGCCTTCGAGGCGGTGGCTTGGTATTGGCACTTCGTGGACGTGGTCTGGCTGGGGCTCTTCGTCTTTGTCTATTGGCTTTAA
- a CDS encoding twin transmembrane helix small protein, giving the protein MELIFKIPVLLVLVFIVFSLGQGMYYLTKDDGEEDKTRVVRALTVRIVLSLTLFGLLMLGHFTGLLQPHGV; this is encoded by the coding sequence ATGGAACTCATTTTCAAGATACCGGTACTGCTGGTCCTGGTCTTCATTGTCTTCTCATTGGGCCAGGGTATGTATTACCTTACCAAGGATGATGGCGAGGAGGACAAGACCCGGGTGGTACGCGCCTTGACGGTACGTATCGTTCTCTCGCTGACCCTGTTCGGGCTCCTGATGCTCGGCCATTTCACCGGTCTGCTTCAGCCCCACGGGGTCTGA
- a CDS encoding SURF1 family protein has translation MQFDESVFQPRWLPTLILGLAFACFVTLGLWQMGRAAEKRGQAHDLVTAGELPAFVLGVEPVESEVLRYRRLSATGTYEAEGQILLEARRHAGKTGFHVVTPLRISGGEMRVLVNRGWIPADTQGQATPAPVPPGEVRVTGQTHIPAAPALALHAGSNAAKGWGGRWPYLTVDLYRAMVAYPLQPVVMLLDPAEGGGFVRDWPRELPKEGMHLGYAIQWFAFAVIVLVIWVRLSLAKSGGHEVSP, from the coding sequence ATGCAATTTGACGAATCCGTATTTCAACCCCGCTGGCTACCGACCCTGATCCTGGGACTTGCGTTTGCGTGTTTCGTTACCCTTGGGCTCTGGCAGATGGGACGGGCGGCGGAGAAGCGGGGGCAGGCCCACGACCTGGTAACCGCGGGAGAACTGCCGGCCTTCGTTCTCGGCGTCGAACCCGTCGAGTCCGAGGTCCTGCGCTATCGGCGCCTGAGCGCCACCGGGACCTACGAGGCCGAGGGACAGATACTGCTGGAGGCCCGCCGGCACGCCGGCAAGACGGGCTTTCACGTTGTCACGCCTCTGCGCATCAGTGGTGGCGAGATGCGGGTCCTGGTGAACCGGGGCTGGATTCCGGCCGACACCCAGGGCCAGGCTACGCCAGCACCGGTCCCGCCGGGCGAGGTCCGGGTGACGGGCCAGACCCACATCCCAGCTGCACCGGCCCTGGCTCTCCACGCCGGTTCGAATGCGGCAAAGGGTTGGGGAGGGCGTTGGCCCTATCTGACGGTGGACCTCTATCGGGCAATGGTCGCCTATCCCCTCCAGCCGGTGGTCATGCTTTTGGACCCGGCCGAGGGGGGTGGCTTTGTCCGTGACTGGCCTCGTGAACTGCCAAAAGAAGGGATGCATCTGGGCTATGCGATCCAGTGGTTCGCCTTCGCGGTCATTGTCCTGGTCATCTGGGTACGTCTCAGCCTGGCAAAAAGCGGCGGGCACGAGGTTTCCCCATGA